Proteins found in one Quercus robur chromosome 2, dhQueRobu3.1, whole genome shotgun sequence genomic segment:
- the LOC126714291 gene encoding 40S ribosomal protein S15a-5, translating into MGRRILNDALRSIVNAEKRGKATVELKPISNVISSFLKIMKDRGYIKDYQVYDPHRVGRITVELQGRVKDCKALTYRQDIKARDIENYRLRMLPTHQWGYVVITTPDGVLDHEEAIKKNVGGQVLGYFL; encoded by the exons atggggaGGAGGATATTGAACGATGCGTTGAGATCGATAGTGAATGCGGAGAAGAGAGGAAAAGCAACTGTGGAGTTGAAGCCTATCTCCAATGTTATTTCTTCCTTTCTCAAGATCATGAAAGATCGAG GGTACATCAAGGATTATCAGGTCTATGATCCGCATAGAGTGGGGAGGATAACAGTTGAACTACAAGGCAGGGTTAAAGATTGCAAGGCTCTCACTTACAGGCAGGATATCAAGGCAAGAGATATTGAAAATTACAGATTGCGTATGCTACCAACACATCAG TGGGGTTATGTTGTAATCACAACTCCAGATGGTGTTTTGGATCACGAAGAGGCAATTAAAAAGAATGTGGGTGGTCAGGTTTTGGGTTATTTTCTTTAG